A genome region from Solirubrobacter pauli includes the following:
- a CDS encoding DUF2461 domain-containing protein, which yields MTDLEPSFSPALFTFLRDLAANNDRSWFADNKDRYVAEVQEPALAFVEDVGMRLPEEISPHFVADARTTGGSVFRIYRDTRFSKDKTPYKTHTGIQFRHARTRDVHAPGFYLHLEPGNVFMACGTWHPEREVLHLIRTAIAGKPARWTGLVEGLSPLYTLGGEALKRPPAGFDRDHPLIEELKRKDFIAYSPLTEEDVVSPGFLDLYLERCAAAGDFMRFLCESTRVAY from the coding sequence GTGACCGATCTCGAGCCCTCGTTCTCGCCCGCGCTGTTCACGTTCCTGCGCGACCTCGCCGCGAACAACGACCGCTCCTGGTTCGCCGACAACAAGGACCGGTACGTCGCCGAGGTCCAAGAGCCGGCGCTGGCCTTCGTCGAGGACGTCGGCATGCGACTGCCGGAGGAGATCAGCCCGCACTTCGTCGCCGACGCGCGCACGACCGGCGGGTCCGTGTTCCGCATCTACCGCGACACCCGCTTCTCCAAGGACAAGACGCCGTACAAGACCCACACCGGCATCCAGTTCCGCCACGCCCGCACCCGCGACGTCCACGCGCCCGGCTTCTACCTGCACCTCGAGCCGGGCAACGTGTTCATGGCCTGCGGAACCTGGCACCCCGAGCGCGAGGTCCTGCACCTGATCCGGACCGCGATCGCGGGCAAGCCGGCACGCTGGACCGGGCTGGTCGAGGGCCTGTCGCCCCTGTACACCCTGGGCGGCGAGGCGCTGAAGCGGCCGCCGGCGGGCTTCGACCGCGATCACCCGCTGATCGAGGAGCTCAAGCGCAAGGACTTCATCGCGTACTCGCCGCTGACCGAGGAGGACGTGGTCTCGCCCGGCTTCCTCGACCTCTACCTGGAGCGCTGCGCCGCAGCGGGCGACTTCATGCGCTTCCTGTGCGAGAGCACGCGCGTCGCCTATTGA
- a CDS encoding DUF2945 domain-containing protein, translating to MADEFKKGDKVVWSSHGQDDTPGVVERKITSDTEAGGRKVKASKDEPQYLVKSEKGGGEAVHKPSALKKRS from the coding sequence ATGGCCGACGAGTTCAAGAAGGGCGACAAGGTCGTGTGGAGCTCGCACGGCCAGGACGACACGCCGGGCGTGGTCGAGCGCAAGATCACCTCGGACACCGAGGCGGGCGGGCGCAAGGTCAAGGCCTCCAAGGACGAGCCGCAGTACCTCGTCAAGAGCGAGAAGGGCGGCGGCGAGGCCGTTCACAAGCCGTCGGCCCTGAAGAAGCGCTCGTGA
- a CDS encoding MMPL family transporter, whose translation MRKLAAWSHDRRRTVLGVWLAAFVVAIGLWVTAAGEFVNNFNLPGTESQRTYDLLQEKFPQQSGDTANVVFAVKDGAVLDAAHRPTIERVVAEIKRSPEVLAVADPFAKGAPVSKDGRITFAQIQFKEPPGDVDPVPVKTMTENVLKLDGQDGVQVALGGDIIHWSTAETGGAGEMIGILVAAIVLFLTLGIIAMGLPLLNALFAMVVSLSLTAVVATRAIDVVDWAPQLAAMIGIGVGIDYALLILNRFRLERGGGRDVREATLIAIDTSGRAVLFAGIVVVIAMLGMMLLGISFLYGPAIAAALSVLATMAGALTLIPALLSKIGGRVKPATQGADTEAGFSARWSGFVARRPAPVAIIALAVLLALAAPALHMRLATSDASTYKSDDTARVAYDLLKEGFGAGFNAPLLLGVELPEPGDTAALDQITEALGKQDGIAQVLPPQLNEAGDTATIIAYPTTTPQDERTDETVRTARSTTLPPVADATGARISIGGTTASNLDFSQTIRDKLPLFIGVVVGLSLLLLAIVFRSLLIPVKAGVFNLLSIAGAFGVVTLIFQDGNFASLFGDATGPIESFLPIMVFAVVFGLSMDYEVFLVSRMHEEWTHTRDAKYAVQHGLAMTGRVVTAAAIIMIAVFGAFAIGNERALAMMGVGFASAIFIDAFIIRLLLLPAVMHLAGPAMWWMPAWLDKRLPHLNIEPPEERATVDEPEREVVYR comes from the coding sequence ATGCGCAAGCTCGCCGCCTGGTCCCACGACCGCCGCCGCACCGTCCTCGGTGTCTGGCTCGCCGCATTCGTCGTCGCCATCGGGCTCTGGGTGACCGCCGCCGGCGAGTTCGTCAACAACTTCAACCTGCCCGGCACGGAATCGCAGCGCACCTACGACCTGCTGCAGGAGAAGTTCCCGCAGCAGTCGGGTGACACCGCGAACGTCGTCTTCGCCGTCAAGGACGGCGCCGTCCTCGACGCCGCTCACCGCCCGACGATCGAGCGCGTCGTCGCCGAGATCAAGCGGTCACCCGAGGTGCTCGCCGTCGCCGACCCGTTCGCGAAGGGCGCCCCGGTCTCCAAGGACGGCCGGATCACCTTCGCGCAGATCCAGTTCAAGGAGCCGCCGGGCGACGTCGACCCGGTGCCGGTCAAGACGATGACGGAGAACGTGCTCAAGCTGGACGGCCAGGACGGCGTGCAGGTCGCGCTGGGCGGCGACATCATCCACTGGTCGACCGCCGAGACGGGCGGGGCCGGCGAGATGATCGGCATCCTGGTCGCGGCGATCGTGCTCTTCCTGACGCTCGGCATCATCGCCATGGGGCTGCCGCTCCTGAACGCGCTGTTCGCGATGGTCGTCAGCCTCTCGCTGACCGCGGTGGTCGCCACGCGCGCGATCGACGTCGTCGACTGGGCGCCGCAGCTCGCCGCCATGATCGGCATCGGCGTCGGCATCGACTACGCGCTGCTGATCCTCAACCGCTTCCGGCTCGAGCGCGGCGGCGGGCGGGATGTGCGCGAGGCGACGCTGATCGCCATCGACACCTCCGGCCGCGCCGTGCTGTTCGCCGGCATCGTCGTCGTGATCGCGATGCTCGGCATGATGCTGCTCGGGATCTCGTTCCTCTACGGCCCGGCGATCGCCGCCGCGCTCTCCGTGCTGGCCACGATGGCCGGCGCGCTGACGCTGATCCCGGCGCTGCTGAGCAAGATCGGCGGGCGCGTGAAGCCCGCCACCCAGGGCGCCGACACCGAGGCCGGCTTCTCCGCGCGCTGGAGCGGCTTCGTCGCCCGGCGCCCCGCGCCGGTCGCGATCATCGCCCTCGCGGTGCTGCTCGCCCTCGCCGCTCCGGCGCTGCACATGCGGCTGGCGACCAGCGACGCGAGCACGTACAAGTCCGACGACACGGCGCGCGTCGCGTACGACCTGCTCAAGGAAGGCTTCGGCGCGGGCTTCAACGCGCCGCTGCTGCTGGGCGTCGAGCTCCCGGAGCCCGGCGACACCGCCGCGCTCGACCAGATCACCGAGGCGCTCGGCAAGCAGGACGGTATCGCCCAGGTGCTCCCGCCGCAGCTCAACGAGGCGGGCGACACCGCGACGATTATCGCCTACCCGACGACCACGCCGCAGGACGAGCGCACGGACGAGACGGTGCGGACGGCCCGCAGCACCACGCTCCCGCCAGTGGCGGACGCGACCGGCGCGCGCATCTCGATCGGCGGCACCACCGCGAGCAACCTCGACTTCTCCCAGACCATCCGGGACAAGCTGCCGCTGTTCATCGGCGTCGTCGTCGGGCTCTCGCTGTTGCTGCTCGCGATCGTCTTCCGCTCGCTGCTGATCCCGGTCAAGGCCGGCGTCTTCAACCTGCTGTCGATCGCCGGTGCGTTCGGCGTCGTGACGCTGATCTTCCAGGACGGCAACTTCGCCAGCCTGTTCGGCGATGCCACCGGCCCGATCGAGTCGTTCCTGCCGATCATGGTGTTCGCGGTGGTCTTCGGGCTGAGCATGGACTACGAGGTCTTCCTCGTGTCCCGCATGCACGAGGAGTGGACGCACACGCGCGACGCCAAGTACGCCGTCCAGCACGGCCTGGCGATGACCGGCCGGGTCGTCACGGCGGCGGCGATCATCATGATCGCGGTCTTCGGCGCCTTCGCGATCGGCAACGAGCGGGCGCTGGCGATGATGGGCGTCGGCTTCGCGTCGGCCATCTTCATCGACGCGTTCATCATCCGGCTCCTGCTGCTGCCGGCGGTCATGCACCTCGCCGGTCCGGCCATGTGGTGGATGCCCGCGTGGCTTGACAAGCGCCTGCCGCACCTGAACATCGAGCCGCCCGAGGAGCGCGCGACCGTCGACGAGCCCGAGCGCGAGGTCGTGTACCGGTAG
- a CDS encoding DUF3140 domain-containing protein: protein MTADDIRGDFEDAVNMAPKELEDWLATDESKAVGWGEGESVGHHSGRRIVEIKRTKKDDLTNDDYAHMRKVVGYVKRHTAQGGPEKDKAHSRWRYSLMNWGHDPLR, encoded by the coding sequence GTGACCGCGGACGACATCCGCGGCGACTTCGAGGATGCCGTGAACATGGCCCCGAAGGAGCTCGAGGACTGGCTCGCGACCGACGAGTCCAAGGCCGTCGGCTGGGGCGAGGGCGAGTCGGTCGGCCATCACTCCGGTCGGCGGATCGTCGAGATCAAGCGCACGAAGAAGGACGACCTGACCAATGACGACTACGCCCACATGCGCAAGGTCGTCGGGTACGTCAAGCGCCACACCGCCCAGGGCGGGCCTGAGAAGGACAAAGCGCACTCCCGCTGGCGCTACTCCCTCATGAACTGGGGGCACGACCCGCTTAGGTGA